The following are from one region of the candidate division KSB1 bacterium genome:
- a CDS encoding inosine/xanthosine triphosphatase, with protein MNDGELRVAIGSLRPPKVEAVREVMSRVAPLLGYRPGQINYIAREVESGVSDVPLSIHEIRRGARNRAEAVRKLVESEFGPVDYAIGLEGGLFILSTARVERVHLQSWAFVERGGLGHYGSSMSMPVPPVISHAVIEKKEDLSAVIDRYAGRGGVRNQDGAFGVLSRGFLNRQQAFELALFAALAPFYHEKLYSLP; from the coding sequence ATGAACGACGGGGAATTACGGGTGGCGATCGGTTCGCTGCGGCCACCCAAAGTGGAGGCGGTGCGCGAGGTGATGAGCCGGGTCGCACCGCTGCTCGGCTACCGGCCCGGCCAGATCAACTACATCGCGCGCGAGGTGGAAAGCGGCGTGTCGGATGTGCCGCTCTCGATTCATGAAATCCGCCGCGGCGCGCGCAATCGCGCCGAAGCGGTGCGCAAACTGGTCGAGAGCGAATTCGGGCCGGTGGATTATGCCATCGGCCTGGAAGGCGGGCTGTTCATTCTCAGCACCGCGCGTGTCGAGCGGGTGCATTTGCAGAGCTGGGCCTTTGTCGAACGCGGCGGCCTTGGCCACTACGGCAGCTCGATGAGCATGCCGGTGCCGCCCGTCATCTCGCACGCGGTGATCGAGAAGAAGGAAGATCTCAGCGCCGTCATCGACCGCTATGCCGGCCGTGGCGGCGTGCGCAACCAGGACGGCGCTTTTGGCGTGCTCAGCCGCGGCTTTCTCAACCGCCAGCAGGCTTTCGAGCTGGCACTGTTCGCGGCGCTGGCACCCTTCTATCACGAAAAACTCTACAGTCTCCCATGA
- a CDS encoding 5'-deoxyadenosine deaminase — translation MAEFLFKNVLLVTMNPAREVFHGDLLVRDDRIACLFKAGKPDSMVPPTAPGTRVIDGTGCALLPGFVQSHIHLCQTLFRNHAEDLRLLDWLQQKIWPFEAAHTAGSMRLSARLGIAELLAGGTTTILDMGSVHHYDEVFAEAERWGLRLVGGKCMMDLGDQTPAGLRETTAASLQESERLREHWHGAAAGRLRYAYAPRFALSCSEALLRAVAEAAGANGCMVHTHAAETVEEERLLQTQKQRRSVAYFHDLGIAGSHCCFAHAVQAQPEDIHMLARDGSAVAHCPGSNLKLGSGLAPLVELRRAGVTVGLGADGAPCNNRLDVFKEMQLAGLIQKIRHGPQALSAEALVAMATIEGAACLGLRHEIGSLEAGKKADVTLLRLDTVHQTPPNAGDVYSQIVYAATAGDVRLTMVDGRVCYENGEIPQLDMAQLIARAREEWRQLLLRVAL, via the coding sequence ATGGCGGAATTTCTCTTCAAAAATGTTTTACTGGTCACCATGAACCCGGCACGCGAAGTTTTTCACGGCGACCTGCTGGTGCGGGACGATCGCATTGCGTGCCTGTTCAAAGCCGGCAAACCGGACAGCATGGTGCCGCCGACCGCGCCCGGCACACGCGTAATCGACGGCACCGGTTGCGCCCTCTTGCCGGGATTCGTGCAAAGTCACATCCATCTGTGTCAGACGTTGTTTCGCAATCATGCCGAGGATTTGCGGCTGCTCGACTGGCTGCAGCAAAAGATCTGGCCGTTCGAGGCGGCGCACACTGCCGGCTCGATGCGCCTGTCGGCGCGCCTGGGCATTGCGGAATTGCTGGCCGGCGGCACGACCACGATCTTGGACATGGGCAGCGTGCACCACTATGATGAAGTTTTTGCCGAGGCCGAACGCTGGGGCCTGCGGTTGGTGGGCGGCAAGTGCATGATGGATCTCGGCGACCAGACGCCGGCGGGCTTGCGCGAAACCACCGCCGCCTCGCTGCAGGAGAGCGAACGGCTGCGGGAACACTGGCACGGCGCTGCCGCCGGCCGCCTGCGTTATGCCTACGCCCCGCGTTTTGCGCTCTCCTGTTCCGAAGCCCTGTTGCGCGCAGTGGCGGAAGCGGCGGGCGCGAATGGCTGCATGGTGCACACCCATGCTGCGGAAACCGTCGAAGAAGAGCGCCTGTTGCAAACGCAAAAACAGCGCCGCAGCGTGGCCTATTTCCATGATCTGGGAATCGCGGGCAGCCATTGCTGCTTTGCCCACGCGGTGCAGGCACAGCCGGAAGACATTCACATGCTGGCACGCGACGGCAGCGCGGTCGCGCATTGCCCGGGATCGAATTTGAAACTGGGCAGCGGGCTCGCGCCGCTGGTGGAGTTGCGGCGTGCGGGCGTCACGGTCGGGTTGGGTGCCGATGGCGCGCCCTGCAACAACCGTCTCGATGTTTTCAAGGAGATGCAACTGGCGGGGCTGATTCAAAAGATTCGTCACGGCCCGCAGGCGCTCTCCGCCGAGGCGCTGGTGGCGATGGCCACGATTGAAGGTGCCGCGTGTTTGGGATTGCGCCATGAGATCGGCAGCCTGGAGGCGGGCAAGAAGGCGGACGTGACACTGCTGCGACTCGACACCGTCCATCAAACGCCGCCCAATGCCGGCGACGTCTATTCACAAATCGTTTATGCCGCCACCGCCGGCGATGTCCGGCTCACCATGGTGGATGGCCGCGTGTGCTATGAAAACGGTGAGATTCCGCAGCTCGACATGGCACAACTCATCGCCCGGGCGCGGGAAGAATGGCGGCAGTTACTGCTGCGAGTGGCTTTATGA
- a CDS encoding PA0069 family radical SAM protein, with protein MNKISIKGRGTSLNPGNRFEKMRVEIDPEWLEQEGLPPAPTTYFIDNSISILSKNDSPDIPFTYSLNPYRGCEHGCIYCYARPTHEYLGWSSGLDFETRILVKPRAPALLERELCKPGWRPQVIMLSGNTDCYQIAERRLCLTRGCLEVLLRYRNPVGIITKNALILRDLDLLQELARLDLVAVTLSITTLDNQLCRKMEPRTSAPEKRLAAIARLAAAGIPAGVNFAPVIPGLNDHEMAAVLAAAAERGATHAGYLLLRLPHAVSELFKNWLAVHYPGRAAKVLHALAGMRQGRLNDPCFGSRMTGEGEHAETIARLFAVCCRKYGLNQHALPLSTGHFRRPQAQTDLFGHT; from the coding sequence ATGAACAAAATCTCCATAAAAGGTCGTGGCACTTCGCTCAACCCGGGCAATCGTTTTGAAAAGATGAGGGTTGAAATCGATCCGGAGTGGCTGGAACAAGAGGGCTTGCCGCCCGCGCCAACCACCTACTTCATCGACAACAGCATTTCGATTCTCTCGAAAAACGACAGCCCGGATATTCCCTTCACCTACAGCCTCAACCCGTACCGCGGTTGTGAGCACGGCTGCATTTATTGCTATGCCCGGCCGACGCACGAATATCTCGGCTGGTCTTCCGGGCTGGATTTCGAAACCAGGATTCTGGTGAAACCCCGGGCGCCGGCGCTTTTGGAGAGGGAGTTGTGCAAGCCCGGCTGGCGGCCGCAGGTCATCATGCTCTCCGGCAACACCGACTGTTACCAAATCGCAGAACGGCGGCTGTGCCTGACGCGCGGCTGCCTGGAAGTGTTGCTGCGCTATCGCAACCCCGTGGGCATCATCACCAAGAATGCCCTGATTCTGCGCGACCTCGATTTGTTGCAGGAGCTGGCACGCCTTGATCTGGTGGCGGTGACGCTTTCGATCACCACGCTGGACAATCAGCTTTGCCGCAAAATGGAGCCGCGCACTTCGGCGCCGGAAAAACGGCTGGCCGCGATTGCCCGGCTGGCGGCGGCGGGCATTCCGGCGGGCGTCAACTTCGCGCCGGTGATTCCGGGACTCAACGATCATGAAATGGCGGCGGTGCTGGCGGCGGCTGCGGAACGGGGTGCCACCCATGCCGGCTACCTTCTGCTGCGACTCCCGCACGCGGTCAGCGAGCTGTTCAAAAATTGGCTGGCCGTGCATTATCCTGGGCGTGCCGCCAAAGTGCTGCATGCGCTGGCCGGGATGCGCCAGGGCAGACTCAATGATCCCTGCTTCGGCTCACGCATGACCGGTGAGGGCGAACACGCCGAAACGATCGCCAGGCTGTTTGCGGTTTGCTGCCGGAAGTACGGGCTCAACCAACACGCCTTGCCGCTGAGCACCGGTCATTTCCGCCGCCCGCAGGCGCAGACGGATTTGTTCGGGCACACGTAG
- a CDS encoding geranylgeranyl reductase family protein produces MNNGREEYDVIVVGGGPAGATATLYCARHGLQTLLLDKSKFPRDKICGDAISGKGLRFLRELGLEPDLQLVPKIKARGIIFSAPNGRTASIPFTPPKSQQPVHGYVCRRLVFDNVLFSAARREASGCAEGFIVERLLKEGETVVGVSGRERDSGRQREFHAKLVMGADGFDSVVARGTGLYEHDSRHWCVATRCYYRGVSGLTDYIEIHFVEDVLPGYFWIFPLEDGLANVGIGMLHSEIRRRKINLRAAHLAATQSPHFKKRFERAQPLEDIRGWNLPLGSKRRQIHGPGFMLLGDAAGLIDPFSGEGISNAIYSGHLAAQVAARACAEGDFSSARLQQYPDSLWQAIGPELQTSFMLQRIGRFRTLLNLVIGKAAKSIEVAQWISSMMANEAPKEALASPLTYLRLLVT; encoded by the coding sequence TTGAACAACGGCAGGGAGGAATACGATGTCATCGTGGTGGGCGGCGGTCCGGCGGGTGCAACCGCCACGCTCTATTGCGCCCGCCACGGCTTGCAGACTTTGCTGCTCGACAAAAGCAAATTCCCGCGCGACAAAATCTGCGGTGATGCCATCTCCGGCAAGGGGCTGCGCTTTCTGCGGGAACTGGGCCTGGAGCCGGATCTGCAACTCGTGCCCAAAATCAAAGCCCGCGGCATCATTTTTTCCGCACCCAACGGCAGGACCGCGAGCATCCCTTTCACCCCGCCGAAATCCCAACAACCGGTGCATGGCTACGTCTGCCGGCGGCTGGTGTTCGACAATGTGCTGTTCAGCGCGGCCCGGCGGGAGGCCAGTGGCTGTGCGGAAGGCTTCATCGTTGAACGACTGCTGAAAGAAGGCGAAACCGTGGTGGGCGTGAGCGGCCGTGAGCGTGACAGCGGCAGGCAGCGCGAGTTCCACGCCAAGCTCGTCATGGGTGCGGATGGCTTCGATTCCGTGGTGGCGCGCGGCACGGGCCTTTATGAACACGACAGCCGGCACTGGTGCGTGGCCACGCGCTGCTACTACCGCGGGGTGAGCGGGCTGACCGATTACATCGAGATTCATTTCGTCGAGGACGTGCTGCCGGGCTATTTTTGGATCTTCCCGCTCGAAGACGGCCTGGCCAATGTCGGGATCGGCATGCTGCATTCCGAAATCCGCAGGCGCAAAATCAACCTGCGCGCGGCGCATCTGGCGGCCACGCAATCCCCCCATTTCAAAAAGCGGTTCGAACGGGCGCAGCCGCTGGAGGACATCCGCGGGTGGAATCTGCCGCTGGGCAGCAAGCGCCGGCAGATTCACGGTCCCGGTTTCATGCTGCTGGGCGATGCCGCCGGCCTGATCGATCCCTTCTCCGGCGAGGGCATCAGCAATGCCATCTATTCCGGGCATCTCGCCGCGCAGGTGGCCGCCCGGGCCTGTGCCGAGGGCGATTTTTCCAGCGCCCGTCTGCAGCAGTATCCCGATTCCTTGTGGCAGGCCATCGGCCCCGAGCTGCAAACCAGTTTCATGCTGCAGCGCATCGGCCGCTTTCGGACGCTGCTCAATCTGGTGATCGGCAAAGCGGCGAAAAGCATCGAAGTGGCGCAATGGATTTCGAGCATGATGGCCAACGAAGCGCCCAAAGAGGCGCTGGCCTCACCGCTGACGTATTTGCGGCTGCTGGTCACCTAG
- a CDS encoding DUF3187 family protein — MKAHFHSEGCRAQHGDHHEEAVAQAASQQVDKRSALRFHRDGRASGHDYYPGKNSEREDFLNRQAAQHAKQYQPGVLRDLAVQIHHATIARAAAEASVATGMRRGPLPARNQFPTVLPFLLFSSEPAVTQPPQRLRVGLTYDRANTFVKSGGIVEQLDSPGRRNPFTAATVQRIVHNQPAADAFLLDCEVSRWTLRTEYAPLAQLSFAAELPVLRVGGYFMDPVIEGFHQFFSLPQGGRPAFLRHDTSVFLYFDQQLFFGNGPDLAGIGVGDLSLLVKREFATGGKWRPALAARAALELPTGSAKKLRGNGAIDFGVALSASWAWPRHWLDLNLAVTKPGRWQILPELELSPIYAIILIYEHAFGERLSLLVQDRHTSSPLAVVTRAGISRMAHEITAGMKLDGSHGLRWSIALTENYAYFNSSPDLGLQVGVEAGWPKW, encoded by the coding sequence ATGAAGGCGCATTTTCATTCGGAGGGGTGCCGCGCGCAGCATGGCGATCACCATGAGGAGGCCGTTGCGCAGGCTGCCAGTCAGCAGGTGGACAAGAGGTCTGCGCTGCGTTTTCATCGCGATGGGCGGGCAAGCGGGCATGACTATTACCCGGGAAAAAATTCCGAGCGCGAGGATTTTTTAAACCGCCAAGCCGCCCAGCACGCGAAGCAATACCAGCCTGGCGTTCTTCGCGACCTGGCGGTTCAAATTCACCACGCAACAATCGCCCGCGCCGCGGCTGAGGCCTCCGTTGCAACCGGGATGCGTCGCGGTCCACTGCCGGCGCGCAATCAATTTCCCACAGTGTTACCCTTCTTGCTATTCAGCTCGGAGCCGGCGGTGACTCAGCCTCCACAGCGGTTGCGGGTTGGTCTCACGTATGATCGCGCCAACACCTTTGTCAAATCCGGCGGCATCGTGGAGCAGCTTGACTCGCCGGGCCGCCGCAACCCTTTTACGGCGGCAACGGTGCAGCGCATCGTGCATAATCAGCCGGCAGCAGATGCCTTCCTGCTCGATTGCGAAGTGAGTCGCTGGACGCTGCGCACCGAGTATGCGCCGCTGGCGCAACTCTCGTTCGCCGCCGAGCTGCCGGTGCTGCGTGTTGGCGGGTACTTCATGGATCCGGTGATCGAAGGCTTTCATCAGTTCTTCAGTCTGCCGCAGGGCGGCCGGCCGGCATTTCTGCGCCACGATACAAGCGTGTTTTTGTATTTCGATCAACAGCTTTTTTTCGGGAACGGGCCGGATTTGGCGGGCATCGGCGTGGGGGATTTGTCGCTGCTGGTGAAAAGGGAGTTTGCCACCGGCGGGAAGTGGCGGCCGGCTCTGGCCGCAAGAGCGGCGCTGGAGTTGCCCACCGGCAGCGCGAAAAAACTGCGCGGCAATGGTGCCATCGATTTCGGCGTGGCGCTGTCTGCCTCCTGGGCCTGGCCGCGCCACTGGCTGGATTTGAACCTTGCCGTAACCAAACCCGGCCGCTGGCAGATTCTGCCGGAACTCGAACTGTCTCCAATTTATGCCATCATCTTAATCTACGAGCATGCATTCGGCGAACGTCTTTCTCTTTTGGTTCAAGATCGCCACACCAGCAGTCCCCTGGCCGTTGTGACGCGCGCGGGCATAAGCCGCATGGCGCATGAAATCACCGCAGGCATGAAACTCGACGGCAGCCACGGCCTGCGATGGAGCATTGCCCTGACGGAGAACTACGCCTATTTCAACAGCTCACCGGATTTGGGCTTGCAGGTGGGGGTGGAGGCCGGCTGGCCGAAGTGGTAA
- a CDS encoding type II toxin-antitoxin system HicB family antitoxin: MTFPDLAGCIAEGRTSEKAMKNGMDAAKSWLATAREFGDGIPQTRVLAARQIRGACSQAPAHPPARARRAGRV, translated from the coding sequence ATGACGTTTCCAGATCTGGCCGGATGCATTGCAGAGGGCAGAACTTCGGAGAAAGCGATGAAAAACGGCATGGATGCGGCCAAATCATGGCTGGCAACCGCGCGAGAGTTTGGAGATGGCATTCCCCAAACCAGGGTACTTGCCGCGCGGCAGATTCGCGGCGCTTGTTCCCAGGCGCCTGCACACCCGCCTGCTCGCGCTCGCCGAGCAGGAAGGGTCTAA